In Holophagales bacterium, one DNA window encodes the following:
- a CDS encoding transporter substrate-binding domain-containing protein — translation MIRKLFVLCLLALALGAVVPGSAAADDSLQRVLDAGVLRVGAEPNTPPMLFKTGARYDGFDWAVANALAKRIGVDTVVVVPGKYSELPGRLIADKFDVIVSGYTADPSIPGIDWSESYYDYGLCLVVRKGSGIRSVDDLGGKVVGLFNDPAAEQDVRRLVRGAKAYEKYEDGYFDLLAAGKIDGFVYDFPYAQEELKEYRDRLEIVQFNLTQSSYNVGVRRGATSLLKMVNAAIRELKGSEEYRQIIRKYLGGTGPAPIAKVTGGQSVYKVRPGDTLSKISRDQLGQVNRWYEIWELNKGRIADPNLIEVGWELLLPAR, via the coding sequence ATGATTCGCAAGCTCTTCGTGCTCTGTCTTCTCGCGCTGGCCCTTGGCGCCGTCGTGCCGGGCTCGGCTGCCGCCGACGATTCGCTGCAACGGGTGCTCGATGCCGGCGTGCTGCGCGTCGGTGCCGAGCCCAACACGCCGCCGATGCTCTTCAAGACCGGCGCGCGCTACGACGGGTTCGACTGGGCGGTGGCCAACGCGCTCGCCAAGCGGATCGGCGTCGACACGGTGGTGGTGGTGCCGGGCAAGTACAGCGAGCTGCCGGGCCGGCTGATCGCCGACAAGTTCGACGTCATCGTCAGCGGCTACACCGCCGATCCGTCGATCCCCGGCATCGACTGGTCCGAGAGCTACTACGACTACGGTCTCTGCCTCGTGGTGCGCAAGGGCAGCGGCATCCGTTCGGTCGACGATCTCGGCGGCAAGGTGGTGGGCCTGTTCAACGATCCCGCCGCCGAGCAGGACGTGCGCCGCCTGGTGCGCGGCGCCAAGGCCTACGAGAAGTACGAGGACGGCTACTTCGACCTGCTCGCCGCCGGCAAGATCGACGGATTCGTCTACGACTTCCCCTACGCCCAGGAGGAGCTCAAGGAGTACCGCGACCGACTGGAGATCGTCCAGTTCAACCTCACGCAGTCGAGTTACAACGTCGGCGTTCGGCGCGGCGCGACCTCGCTTCTGAAGATGGTCAACGCGGCGATCCGCGAGCTCAAGGGCTCGGAGGAGTACCGCCAGATCATCCGCAAGTACCTCGGCGGCACCGGACCGGCGCCGATCGCCAAGGTGACCGGCGGGCAGTCGGTCTACAAGGTGCGCCCCGGCGACACCTTGTCGAAGATCTCGCGCGATCAGCTTGGGCAGGTCAATCGCTGGTACGAGATCTGGGAGCTCAACAAGGGGCGCATCGCCGACCCGAACCTGATCGAGGTCGGCTGGGAGCTGCTGCTGCCGGCGCGCTGA
- a CDS encoding glycosyltransferase, with protein sequence MSLRVLFTNHQMAGRGGTQMWIRDIAGALVARGHRPVVWSPQLGASADDVRALGVPVIDDLQKLAEPPDLIHGHHRLETAAVLAHFPGVPALFVCHGWLPWQEQPPVLPRIRRYLAVDRLRRERLVAENGIPPERVAILPNFVDLRRLPEASLRPSRPRRALLYSNRTDDASWVAAVRAACRRNGLAAPAVVGAAAGNAVDDPGRLFSEHDLVFARGRSALEAMATGATVVLCDVEGSGPRVTPANFAELADLNFGVGALRLPHDGARLAAAIAGYDAEEAAAVARLVRQHGSLELAVERLLALYRDLLDEPCASEPGAAAAEEGRAIARLLTDLSRTIDHARDARLTALERELASLRSTRAFRMRERWLRSPLRRLFERPPTTPTAG encoded by the coding sequence ATGTCGCTCCGCGTCCTCTTCACCAATCACCAGATGGCCGGTCGCGGCGGCACACAGATGTGGATTCGCGACATCGCCGGCGCCCTCGTCGCGCGTGGGCACCGCCCCGTCGTCTGGAGCCCGCAGCTCGGCGCGAGCGCCGACGACGTCCGCGCGCTCGGCGTGCCGGTGATCGACGATCTGCAGAAGCTCGCCGAACCGCCCGACCTGATCCACGGCCACCATCGGCTCGAGACCGCCGCCGTGCTCGCCCACTTTCCGGGCGTTCCGGCGCTCTTCGTCTGCCATGGCTGGCTTCCCTGGCAGGAGCAGCCACCCGTGCTGCCGCGCATCCGCCGCTATCTCGCGGTCGATCGCCTGCGGCGGGAACGCCTGGTGGCCGAGAACGGCATCCCGCCCGAACGCGTCGCGATCTTGCCGAACTTCGTCGACTTGCGCCGCCTCCCCGAGGCCTCTCTGCGGCCGTCGCGACCGCGCCGTGCGCTGCTCTATTCGAACCGCACCGACGACGCGTCGTGGGTCGCCGCCGTTCGCGCAGCCTGTCGGCGAAACGGGCTCGCCGCGCCGGCTGTCGTCGGCGCTGCCGCGGGCAATGCGGTCGACGATCCCGGGCGGCTCTTTTCCGAGCACGATCTGGTCTTCGCGCGCGGTCGCTCGGCGCTCGAAGCGATGGCGACCGGGGCGACGGTCGTCCTCTGCGACGTGGAGGGGAGCGGGCCGCGCGTCACGCCGGCGAACTTCGCCGAGCTCGCCGACCTGAACTTCGGTGTCGGCGCTCTGCGCCTGCCGCACGACGGGGCCCGGCTCGCTGCGGCCATCGCCGGCTATGACGCCGAGGAGGCAGCCGCGGTCGCTCGACTCGTCCGCCAGCACGGTTCGCTCGAGCTGGCCGTCGAGCGGCTGCTCGCGCTTTATCGCGATCTCCTCGACGAGCCGTGCGCCAGCGAGCCCGGTGCCGCGGCGGCCGAGGAGGGGCGAGCGATCGCCCGACTCCTGACCGACCTCAGCCGCACGATCGATCACGCGAGGGACGCTCGCCTGACGGCCCTGGAGCGCGAGCTCGCCAGCCTGCGGTCGACGCGCGCCTTCCGGATGCGCGAACGGTGGCTGCGTTCGCCGCTCCGCCGCCTCTTCGAGCGCCCTCCGACAACCCCGACGGCGGGATAG
- a CDS encoding CHAT domain-containing protein — protein MTPAAFVLCAVAAATAAAPTTLDQALALHQEGRLEQALAAYREVAAATASSDPASAGTAHNNACVLLTDRGEFGAALVECRAAEQIRRGLGEDRRFARTLNNLARALQYTGDTAAAERAFGEALALDRRLGEAEEAVVVLGNLAALAIGAGRYGPALDRLAEGDAELDAHAAEAWVGEQRRWLAINRAVAYERLGAFREALAVLESLGEPGAEPLRAAEVAVNRGVLLRNLGDAAAAERAFAAAIVELERLGDGAALANAWVNAGLAAQLDLRDPVRAENAFRRALDLTIAGKDRLGEIQARYYLGRLLVELGRPEAARPVLSRARELAEASQDAEGTWMSLEGLARVEQSAGRRETALALVERGLAAVENVRAGIRPRPLRAGYLGDKRSLFALAVDLAAERAVASRRREDALAALALVERAKARELLDALPGGRAPLAADELARLAGGKATILEFYAGEQTLWRWRLGQGQVELRAIGAATRMLDRVGEAHAALARGGEPAPAVVEELSQRLLAGLDGLRGSVAIAADARLRYLPFEILRLPDGYLVVERVAVRYLPSASWLAGPVEPRGSPRWELAGFASVPVEPATLRGEAGLLAARFALPALPAGERELADAARELGGRTRLLLGADANETTWRSVAAEGAHVLHFATHAVVDERLEPGAALFLAPHAHDDGLLTALEVAATPLTADLVVLSGCRTALGSTADGRALTTLTGAFLAAGARGVVASLWEVGDAATATFMEQFYFELGVGRSPAEALRRAKDRLRRTPGWDAPQLWAGFVLVGDPPPVVVRARTWPLLAGLAILALAIAVFLRRRRR, from the coding sequence ATGACTCCCGCCGCGTTCGTGCTGTGCGCCGTCGCCGCGGCGACCGCCGCAGCGCCGACGACCCTCGACCAGGCGCTGGCGCTGCACCAGGAGGGGCGGCTGGAGCAGGCGCTCGCTGCGTATCGGGAGGTCGCTGCGGCGACCGCGTCGAGCGATCCGGCGAGCGCCGGGACGGCGCACAACAATGCATGCGTCCTCCTCACCGACCGCGGCGAGTTCGGGGCGGCGCTCGTCGAGTGCCGGGCTGCCGAGCAGATCCGTCGCGGGCTCGGCGAGGACCGGCGTTTCGCCCGCACCCTCAACAACCTGGCGCGGGCGCTGCAGTACACCGGTGACACCGCGGCGGCGGAGCGCGCCTTCGGCGAGGCGCTGGCGCTCGACCGCCGGCTCGGCGAAGCGGAGGAGGCGGTCGTCGTTTTGGGAAACCTCGCCGCGCTGGCGATCGGTGCCGGTCGCTACGGACCGGCGCTCGACCGCCTCGCGGAGGGAGACGCGGAGCTCGACGCCCACGCCGCGGAAGCATGGGTCGGAGAACAGCGCCGTTGGCTGGCCATCAATCGGGCGGTCGCCTACGAACGGCTCGGTGCCTTTCGCGAGGCGCTGGCCGTGCTCGAATCCCTGGGTGAGCCCGGGGCCGAGCCGCTGCGTGCCGCCGAGGTCGCCGTCAACCGGGGCGTGCTGTTGCGCAATCTCGGCGATGCCGCGGCAGCCGAGCGCGCCTTCGCCGCGGCGATCGTCGAGCTCGAGCGGCTCGGCGACGGGGCGGCACTTGCCAATGCGTGGGTCAACGCCGGGCTCGCCGCGCAACTCGATCTGCGCGACCCGGTCCGTGCCGAGAACGCCTTCCGCCGCGCCCTCGACCTGACGATCGCCGGCAAGGACCGTTTGGGCGAGATCCAGGCCCGTTACTACCTGGGCCGCCTGCTCGTCGAGCTCGGGCGGCCGGAGGCGGCCCGGCCCGTGCTGTCGCGGGCGCGCGAGCTGGCCGAAGCCAGTCAGGACGCCGAGGGGACTTGGATGTCGCTCGAAGGGCTGGCGCGCGTCGAGCAGTCCGCCGGTCGCCGCGAGACGGCGCTCGCACTGGTCGAGCGCGGCCTCGCCGCGGTGGAGAACGTGCGGGCCGGCATCCGCCCGCGGCCGCTGCGTGCCGGCTACCTCGGCGACAAGCGGTCGCTCTTCGCTCTGGCGGTCGATCTCGCCGCCGAGCGGGCGGTGGCGAGCCGCCGCCGCGAGGATGCGCTCGCGGCGTTGGCGCTGGTGGAGCGGGCCAAGGCGCGGGAGCTGCTCGATGCGCTTCCGGGAGGGCGCGCTCCGCTCGCCGCCGACGAGCTCGCCCGGCTCGCGGGGGGGAAGGCGACGATCCTCGAGTTCTACGCCGGCGAGCAGACGCTCTGGCGCTGGCGGCTCGGGCAGGGGCAGGTCGAGCTGCGCGCGATCGGCGCCGCGACGCGGATGCTCGATCGGGTGGGCGAGGCGCATGCGGCGCTCGCCCGGGGAGGAGAGCCGGCGCCGGCGGTGGTCGAGGAGCTCTCGCAGCGGTTGCTCGCCGGCCTCGACGGCCTGCGGGGGTCGGTGGCGATCGCAGCCGACGCCCGCCTGCGCTATCTGCCGTTCGAGATCCTCCGCCTGCCCGACGGCTACCTCGTCGTCGAGCGCGTGGCGGTGCGCTATCTGCCGAGCGCGAGCTGGCTCGCCGGCCCCGTCGAGCCCCGGGGCTCGCCGCGCTGGGAGCTGGCCGGGTTTGCCTCCGTGCCGGTCGAGCCGGCGACGCTACGCGGCGAAGCCGGACTGCTCGCCGCCCGCTTCGCGTTGCCGGCGCTCCCCGCGGGGGAGCGTGAGCTCGCCGACGCGGCGCGCGAGCTCGGCGGGCGCACCCGCCTGCTGCTCGGTGCCGACGCGAACGAAACGACCTGGCGATCGGTCGCCGCCGAGGGGGCGCACGTCCTGCATTTCGCCACTCATGCGGTGGTCGACGAGCGACTCGAACCCGGTGCGGCGCTCTTCCTTGCCCCCCACGCGCACGACGATGGCCTGCTGACGGCCCTGGAGGTCGCCGCGACGCCGCTCACCGCCGACCTCGTCGTGCTTTCCGGCTGCCGCACGGCTCTCGGCTCGACGGCGGACGGGCGGGCGCTCACCACGCTCACCGGCGCGTTCCTCGCCGCCGGGGCGCGGGGGGTCGTCGCCTCGCTCTGGGAGGTTGGCGACGCGGCGACCGCGACGTTCATGGAGCAGTTCTACTTCGAGCTCGGTGTCGGCCGCTCGCCTGCCGAGGCGTTGCGTCGGGCCAAGGACCGCCTGCGGCGCACGCCCGGCTGGGACGCGCCGCAGCTCTGGGCCGGTTTCGTCCTGGTAGGGGATCCGCCGCCGGTGGTCGTCCGGGCCCGAACCTGGCCTCTGCTCGCCGGCCTGGCGATCCTCGCTCTGGCGATCGCCGTGTTCCTCCGGCGGCGCCGCCGCTGA
- the cysK gene encoding cysteine synthase A — translation MARIFEDNSRSIGHTPLVEIRRLTQGAHARVLAKIEGRNPAYSVKCRIGAAMVWDAEQRGELKAGKAILEATSGNTGIALAFAAAARGYECVLTMPETMTMERRKVLVALGAQLVLTPGPLGMPGAIAKAEELYRESPERFVPMRQFENPANPAIHEATTGPEIWDDTDGAVDVLVSGIGTGGTITGVSRFLKKTKGKAILSVGVEPTASPVITQTLAGEPLKPAPHKIQGLGAGFVPKNLDLSLLDRIEQVSNEEAIAMARRLAREEGILVGISCGAAMAAALRLAHDAAFAGKTIVVVLPDSGERYLSGALFEGMFAEVEKAQAVPVGI, via the coding sequence ATGGCCCGTATTTTCGAAGACAACTCGCGCTCGATCGGCCACACGCCGCTCGTCGAGATCCGCCGCCTGACCCAGGGCGCGCACGCCCGCGTGCTCGCCAAGATCGAGGGCCGGAATCCGGCCTACAGCGTGAAGTGTCGCATCGGCGCGGCGATGGTGTGGGATGCCGAGCAGCGCGGCGAGCTCAAGGCGGGCAAGGCGATTCTCGAGGCGACGAGCGGCAACACCGGCATCGCGCTCGCCTTCGCGGCGGCGGCCCGTGGCTACGAGTGCGTTCTGACCATGCCGGAGACGATGACGATGGAGCGGCGCAAGGTGCTCGTCGCGCTCGGCGCGCAGCTCGTGCTGACTCCCGGACCGCTCGGCATGCCGGGCGCCATCGCCAAGGCCGAGGAGCTCTACCGCGAGAGCCCGGAGCGCTTCGTGCCGATGCGCCAGTTCGAGAACCCGGCCAACCCGGCGATCCACGAGGCGACCACCGGCCCGGAGATCTGGGACGACACCGACGGCGCGGTCGACGTGCTGGTGAGCGGCATCGGCACCGGCGGGACGATCACCGGGGTCTCCCGCTTCCTCAAGAAGACGAAGGGCAAGGCGATCCTCTCCGTCGGCGTCGAGCCGACCGCCTCGCCGGTCATCACCCAGACGCTCGCCGGCGAGCCGCTCAAGCCGGCGCCGCACAAGATCCAGGGGCTCGGCGCCGGCTTCGTGCCGAAGAACCTCGACCTGTCGCTCCTCGACCGCATCGAGCAGGTCTCCAACGAAGAGGCGATCGCGATGGCACGCCGTCTGGCGCGCGAGGAGGGGATCCTCGTCGGCATCTCCTGCGGCGCGGCGATGGCGGCGGCGCTGCGTCTGGCGCACGACGCGGCGTTCGCCGGCAAGACGATCGTCGTCGTCCTGCCCGACTCCGGCGAGCGCTACCTCTCCGGCGCGCTCTTCGAGGGGATGTTCGCCGAGGTGGAGAAGGCCCAGGCCGTGCCGGTGGGGATCTGA
- a CDS encoding zf-HC2 domain-containing protein, whose protein sequence is MNPLRPLTPPQLATLLASGDCPRPERIYEAVAGELGAEERDTVLAHASRCDACGAELALARAFAEPAAADAATSGAVAAADIGWIVGELERRRGQEAGPAAAPTTPELARVLPMPARSRRGHPGGWLAAAASVLLAVGGLYLTTHTAAPPSVPPPPTTDVLRSAEIAWETPLGRLATLPSALRWSATPGAVRYRLTAANAATRAPLWSGESTTAAMPFPPALAARIEPFVTVELRVEALSADGAVLALSAPVALRLER, encoded by the coding sequence ATGAACCCCCTGCGTCCGCTCACTCCCCCCCAGCTCGCCACCTTGCTCGCATCGGGTGACTGTCCGCGCCCGGAGCGGATCTACGAGGCGGTGGCCGGCGAGCTCGGAGCCGAGGAGCGCGACACCGTGCTGGCCCACGCCTCGCGCTGCGACGCTTGCGGCGCCGAGCTCGCGCTCGCCCGCGCCTTCGCCGAGCCCGCCGCAGCCGACGCCGCGACGTCCGGGGCGGTCGCCGCAGCCGACATCGGCTGGATCGTCGGCGAGCTCGAGAGACGGCGCGGCCAGGAGGCCGGACCCGCGGCGGCCCCGACGACGCCCGAGCTCGCCCGTGTTCTGCCGATGCCCGCGCGCTCCCGGCGCGGCCACCCCGGTGGCTGGCTCGCCGCGGCGGCCTCGGTGCTGCTCGCGGTGGGAGGGCTCTATCTGACGACGCACACGGCCGCACCGCCGAGCGTGCCGCCGCCCCCGACGACCGACGTGCTGCGCAGCGCCGAGATCGCCTGGGAGACGCCGCTCGGCCGGCTCGCAACGCTGCCCTCGGCGCTGCGCTGGAGCGCGACGCCGGGAGCGGTGCGCTATCGGCTGACCGCGGCCAACGCCGCGACCCGCGCCCCCCTCTGGTCCGGGGAAAGCACCACGGCGGCGATGCCCTTCCCGCCGGCGCTCGCCGCCCGCATCGAGCCGTTCGTCACGGTCGAGCTGCGCGTCGAGGCGCTGTCGGCAGACGGCGCCGTGCTCGCTCTCTCCGCTCCCGTCGCCTTGCGACTCGAACGCTGA
- a CDS encoding serine acetyltransferase has protein sequence MVASYRRDPRGQHLNRRYLPSREEIHEVVDLLFELFYPGYFGRQDLTDENLPFHVGTLLSTLREKLERQIETCMCFAREMEGRAAGTCAKAAKRAAATLLGKLPAIRDRLIGDVQAAYDGDPAAQSLDEIILAYPGLLAVTVHRVAHELYRLDVPLMPRIMSEWAHTQSGADIHPGATIGDRFFIDHASGVVVGETTTIGDGVKLYQGVTLGALSHPRDASGRVVRHTKRHPTVRDEATLYANATVLGGETEVGREAIVGGSVFLTRSVPAGARVAMKPPELSVRGVEPMGLEFEI, from the coding sequence ATGGTCGCGAGCTACCGGCGCGACCCCCGCGGCCAGCACCTCAACCGCCGCTACCTGCCGTCGCGCGAGGAGATCCACGAGGTCGTCGATCTCCTCTTCGAGCTCTTCTATCCGGGCTACTTCGGGCGTCAGGACCTGACCGACGAGAACCTGCCGTTCCACGTCGGCACGCTCCTCTCGACGCTGCGCGAGAAGCTCGAGCGGCAGATCGAGACCTGCATGTGCTTTGCCCGCGAGATGGAGGGGCGCGCCGCGGGGACCTGTGCCAAGGCGGCGAAGCGGGCGGCGGCGACGCTGCTCGGCAAGCTCCCGGCGATCCGCGACCGGCTGATCGGCGACGTGCAGGCGGCCTACGACGGCGACCCGGCGGCGCAGAGCCTCGACGAGATCATCCTCGCTTACCCGGGCCTGCTCGCCGTCACCGTGCACCGGGTGGCTCACGAGCTCTACCGGCTCGACGTGCCGCTGATGCCGCGCATCATGAGCGAGTGGGCGCACACGCAGAGCGGTGCCGACATCCACCCCGGGGCGACGATCGGCGACCGCTTCTTCATCGATCACGCCAGCGGCGTGGTGGTCGGCGAAACGACGACGATCGGCGACGGCGTGAAGCTCTACCAGGGCGTCACGCTCGGCGCGCTTTCGCACCCGCGCGACGCGAGCGGGCGCGTGGTGCGCCACACGAAGCGCCACCCGACGGTGCGTGACGAGGCGACGCTCTACGCCAACGCCACGGTGCTCGGCGGCGAGACCGAGGTCGGCCGCGAGGCGATCGTCGGCGGCTCGGTCTTCCTCACCCGCTCGGTGCCTGCCGGCGCACGCGTGGCGATGAAGCCGCCGGAGCTCAGCGTCCGCGGCGTCGAGCCGATGGGGCTGGAGTTCGAGATCTGA
- a CDS encoding glycosyltransferase, translating into MSGHDGNERAWPELAVVVLALGAPRELTEAVASVVGQRPRPEVVVVSSGGGDATGLLASHGLAVPVVTAPRRLPTGAARNAGVEATRAPFVAFLAVDCRAERGWVAARLAAHRAGAPAVASALVNPYPASLAACTAYLSLHVRRWPNVPDGEAQRYGVSYSRELLARHGGFRPALARGEDTELHARFTPAERPRWDPAVRTAHLYPRTLPGLVADHWRRGARTVAAHAALGGGMTRAAIARRVLARSRESFALAWRVTPASARPWLLATLAYLPAATFAYAAGALGAPQLPAQ; encoded by the coding sequence ATGAGCGGCCACGACGGGAACGAGCGCGCCTGGCCGGAGCTCGCGGTCGTGGTGCTCGCCCTCGGCGCCCCCCGCGAGCTCACCGAGGCGGTCGCCTCGGTCGTCGGGCAACGTCCGCGCCCCGAGGTCGTCGTCGTGAGCTCGGGCGGCGGCGACGCGACCGGTCTGCTCGCCAGCCACGGGCTCGCGGTGCCGGTGGTGACTGCACCGCGCCGGCTGCCCACCGGTGCAGCACGCAACGCGGGGGTGGAGGCGACCCGGGCGCCGTTCGTCGCCTTCCTCGCTGTCGACTGCCGCGCCGAGCGCGGGTGGGTCGCGGCGCGCCTGGCGGCGCATCGAGCCGGCGCGCCGGCGGTGGCCAGCGCCCTGGTCAACCCGTATCCCGCGAGCCTTGCGGCCTGCACGGCGTACCTCTCGCTCCACGTGCGGCGCTGGCCGAACGTGCCGGACGGCGAGGCACAGCGCTACGGCGTCTCCTACTCGCGCGAGCTGCTGGCGCGGCACGGCGGCTTCCGCCCGGCGCTGGCGCGCGGCGAGGACACGGAGCTGCACGCGCGCTTCACGCCGGCGGAGCGGCCACGCTGGGATCCAGCAGTGCGCACGGCGCATCTCTACCCGCGGACGCTGCCGGGGCTCGTCGCCGACCACTGGCGGCGCGGCGCGCGGACGGTGGCGGCCCATGCGGCGCTCGGCGGTGGGATGACGCGCGCGGCAATCGCCCGCCGGGTCCTGGCGCGATCCCGCGAGTCGTTCGCCCTGGCCTGGCGCGTCACGCCGGCGAGCGCGCGTCCCTGGCTTCTCGCCACGCTCGCCTATCTGCCCGCGGCGACGTTCGCCTACGCGGCCGGTGCGCTCGGCGCGCCGCAGCTTCCGGCGCAGTAG
- a CDS encoding sigma-70 family RNA polymerase sigma factor encodes MTAPATLSDEDLVRRIHQASVEAAAPLLDLLFRRHQERVASWCYRISGRREEAADLAQEVFLRVQERLRTFRFESSFSTWLYLVTRSVAINRGMASRRRAMASLDDDDLPEPIADSPDPVAALDLARLGGRLRETIRTELDELERRVLYLHVVDEMTLPGIDRLLGLTNRSGSKAFLVSAKRKLRRLLSELPR; translated from the coding sequence GTGACTGCTCCCGCCACGCTCTCCGACGAAGACCTGGTCCGCCGGATCCACCAGGCGTCCGTCGAGGCCGCAGCACCCCTGCTCGACCTGCTGTTCCGCCGCCACCAGGAGCGGGTCGCCTCGTGGTGCTACCGGATCAGCGGACGTCGCGAGGAGGCGGCGGATCTCGCCCAGGAGGTCTTCCTGCGGGTGCAGGAGCGGCTGCGCACCTTCCGTTTCGAGAGCAGCTTCTCGACCTGGCTCTACCTCGTGACGCGCAGCGTGGCGATCAACCGCGGCATGGCCAGCCGGCGACGGGCGATGGCTTCGCTCGACGACGACGATCTGCCGGAGCCGATCGCCGACAGCCCCGACCCGGTCGCCGCGCTCGATCTCGCGCGGCTCGGCGGGCGACTCCGCGAGACGATCCGCACCGAGCTCGACGAGCTCGAGCGGCGTGTCCTCTACCTCCACGTCGTCGACGAGATGACCCTTCCCGGCATCGACCGGCTGCTCGGCCTGACCAACCGTTCGGGCTCGAAGGCCTTCCTGGTCAGCGCCAAGCGCAAGCTGCGCCGCCTCCTCTCGGAGCTCCCGCGATGA
- a CDS encoding porin family protein → MHDRASHPVLVLVTALLTTLAAVPSLAEEPSFEVSAVVEPSGSYSEYRGFDLDTGLGFGLGWHFAPRWTGEVRALFHDGDIASTDTYQLGVRYAFDLGGSWHPFAVGGVHYGRSEVDYEVVCFRAPCPPHRSSDSVTGLFAGGGADWQFSRRTALRLEGRFAVYDSDAGDDSTDATDLTAGIVVRF, encoded by the coding sequence ATGCACGATCGGGCATCGCATCCCGTCCTCGTCCTCGTCACCGCGCTGCTCACCACTCTCGCCGCCGTGCCCTCACTCGCCGAGGAGCCGTCCTTCGAGGTCTCCGCGGTCGTCGAGCCCTCCGGCTCCTATTCGGAGTACCGGGGGTTCGATCTCGACACCGGGCTGGGGTTCGGCCTCGGCTGGCACTTCGCTCCCCGCTGGACCGGCGAGGTGCGCGCCCTCTTCCATGACGGCGACATCGCCTCGACCGACACCTACCAGCTCGGCGTCCGTTATGCCTTCGACCTCGGAGGGTCCTGGCACCCGTTCGCCGTCGGCGGGGTCCACTACGGACGCAGCGAGGTGGATTACGAGGTCGTCTGCTTCCGCGCGCCCTGCCCGCCGCACCGGTCGAGCGACTCGGTCACCGGCCTCTTCGCCGGTGGCGGCGCCGACTGGCAGTTCTCGCGCCGCACGGCGCTTCGCCTCGAGGGACGCTTTGCCGTCTACGACTCCGACGCCGGAGACGACTCGACCGATGCCACCGACCTCACCGCGGGAATCGTCGTGAGGTTCTAG
- the chrA gene encoding chromate efflux transporter, producing the protein MSLSASSRAARLRELAVLFLKLGTVGFGGPAAHVAMMEEEVVRRRGWMTRERFLDLWGATFLIPGPNSTEMAIHIGHERAGWRGLLVAGTAFILPAFLIVLAFAWGYRTWGSLPELSGVLAGVKPVVFAVVVQALFGLARSAFKNLRLTALGVAAFVASAAGLHELVVLLATGVAAVALEGGFRPSRSAAAIWLPAAGAPALLTAVAPVPFAFGTLFWTFAKIGSVLFGSGYVLLAFLRTDLVERLGWITEAQLLDALAVGQVTPGPLFTTATFIGFLVGGGVGAVLATAGIFLPAFVFVAASGPLVPRLRASPTAGALLDGVNVASLALMARVTGELARTALATPLALLLTLASAALLLGTRVRSAWLLPAGALLGWLTMTP; encoded by the coding sequence GAGGAGGAGGTCGTCCGCCGACGCGGCTGGATGACGCGAGAGCGCTTCCTCGACCTCTGGGGAGCGACGTTCTTGATCCCGGGACCCAATTCGACCGAGATGGCGATCCACATCGGTCACGAACGAGCCGGTTGGCGTGGTCTTCTCGTCGCCGGCACCGCCTTCATCCTGCCGGCGTTCCTGATCGTCCTCGCTTTCGCCTGGGGCTACCGAACCTGGGGCAGCTTGCCGGAGCTTTCCGGGGTCCTCGCCGGAGTCAAACCGGTGGTCTTCGCGGTCGTCGTCCAGGCGCTCTTCGGCCTCGCGCGCAGCGCCTTCAAGAACCTTCGCCTCACCGCGCTCGGCGTCGCGGCCTTCGTCGCCTCGGCAGCGGGCCTGCACGAGCTCGTGGTGCTCCTCGCCACCGGCGTCGCCGCGGTGGCGCTCGAGGGCGGGTTCCGGCCTTCGCGGTCCGCCGCGGCGATCTGGCTGCCGGCGGCCGGCGCACCGGCGCTGCTCACCGCCGTCGCACCGGTGCCGTTCGCTTTCGGAACCCTCTTCTGGACCTTCGCCAAGATCGGCTCGGTCCTCTTCGGGAGCGGCTACGTCCTGCTGGCCTTCCTGCGGACCGATCTCGTCGAGCGACTGGGCTGGATCACCGAGGCGCAACTGCTCGACGCCCTGGCGGTCGGCCAGGTGACTCCCGGACCGCTCTTCACCACGGCGACCTTCATCGGCTTCCTGGTCGGCGGTGGGGTCGGCGCCGTGCTGGCCACCGCCGGGATCTTCCTCCCGGCCTTCGTCTTCGTCGCCGCGAGCGGTCCGCTGGTGCCACGGCTGCGCGCCTCGCCGACGGCGGGTGCCCTGCTCGACGGCGTCAACGTCGCGTCGCTCGCGCTGATGGCCCGAGTCACCGGCGAGCTGGCGCGGACGGCTCTCGCCACGCCGCTCGCGCTGCTGCTGACCCTCGCGAGCGCTGCCCTGCTGCTCGGCACGCGGGTGCGCTCCGCATGGCTGTTGCCGGCGGGCGCGCTCCTCGGCTGGCTCACGATGACGCCCTGA